From Pontibacter actiniarum, a single genomic window includes:
- a CDS encoding YihY/virulence factor BrkB family protein produces MRLNQQYLKRRRAYRKFIVFLKRWRFNDGRSSVYDVADVLIGELRLDSITKRASYMAFNFTLATFPTIIFLFTLIPYIPSILSLDLGESILDFLADFMPEEMYTAAYSTIEDIVNKPRGGLLSFGFLFALVLSTNGIMSLMDAFDKKYHTFYKRSYLRKRAIATVLTVVLSMILLTAVAAIFFGQWILDVLVFYEVVTESYTYTLLVILKYIAIVLLFLLATSLIYYFVPAIEDKWPFFSAGAVVATGLIFLVSMGFSLYISAFDTYNKFYGSIGALIGLMIWLDFVSMILILGFEINVSIDTVTKRLVRTPTTHSGKVLSAP; encoded by the coding sequence GTTTTCCTGAAGCGATGGCGCTTTAACGACGGCAGGTCTTCGGTGTATGATGTTGCCGATGTGCTGATAGGGGAACTGCGCCTGGACTCCATTACCAAGCGCGCCTCCTACATGGCCTTCAACTTCACGCTGGCTACCTTCCCGACCATCATCTTCCTCTTTACGCTCATCCCCTACATACCCAGCATTCTGTCGCTGGACCTGGGCGAGAGTATCCTCGACTTTTTGGCCGACTTTATGCCCGAGGAGATGTACACGGCGGCCTACTCCACCATCGAGGATATCGTAAACAAGCCGCGCGGCGGGTTGCTCTCCTTCGGTTTCCTGTTCGCGCTGGTGCTCTCCACCAACGGCATTATGTCGCTGATGGATGCCTTTGACAAGAAGTACCATACCTTTTACAAGCGCAGTTACCTGCGCAAGCGGGCAATCGCCACAGTGCTGACCGTGGTGCTGAGCATGATTCTGCTCACGGCGGTGGCGGCTATTTTCTTTGGCCAGTGGATTCTGGATGTGCTGGTGTTTTACGAGGTGGTAACGGAGAGCTATACCTATACCTTGCTGGTGATTCTGAAGTACATCGCCATCGTGCTGCTGTTCCTCCTGGCAACGTCGCTTATCTACTACTTTGTGCCGGCCATAGAGGACAAGTGGCCGTTCTTCTCGGCAGGTGCCGTGGTGGCTACCGGGCTTATCTTCCTGGTGTCGATGGGCTTCTCCCTCTACATCAGCGCCTTCGATACCTACAACAAGTTCTACGGCTCCATCGGGGCCCTGATCGGTTTGATGATCTGGCTTGACTTCGTTTCCATGATTCTTATACTTGGGTTCGAGATCAACGTCAGCATCGATACCGTCACCAAGCGGCTGGTGCGCACCCCTACCACACACTCAGGCAAAGTCCTGAGCGCCCCCTAA